A window of the Aeromicrobium phoceense genome harbors these coding sequences:
- a CDS encoding MetQ/NlpA family ABC transporter substrate-binding protein produces the protein MSDQNSPLIEAPKRRGPAIALAVVVIAVIGALIAFALTRGGDSAGSDLDKVKLGVVGASDPYWKTLTEEAEKEGIDLEVVDFADYAQPNPALTEGEIDINQFQHIVYLADYNVANDQDLVPLGATAIYPLGLYSQKVDSVEEIKAGDTVVVPDDDSNQARGLLILQSAGLIELKDGGSIFSTLADVDESASKVKVKAIKADLTPTSLPDVTAAIVNNDFVEKAGLKFSDAIAQDDPADPKALPYVNIFAVRAEDKDNATYKKLIEVYQNSQPVLDGVQEVSGGTAQLLKTPTADLQASLADVEADTRAQG, from the coding sequence GTGTCCGACCAGAACTCCCCCCTCATCGAGGCCCCCAAGCGCCGCGGACCCGCGATCGCGCTGGCGGTCGTCGTGATCGCCGTCATCGGCGCCCTGATCGCCTTCGCCCTGACCCGGGGCGGCGACAGCGCCGGCAGCGACCTCGACAAGGTCAAGCTGGGCGTGGTGGGCGCGAGCGACCCGTACTGGAAGACGCTCACCGAGGAGGCCGAGAAGGAGGGCATCGACCTCGAGGTCGTCGACTTCGCCGACTACGCCCAGCCCAACCCGGCGCTGACCGAGGGCGAGATCGACATCAACCAGTTCCAGCACATCGTGTACCTCGCGGACTACAACGTCGCCAACGACCAGGACCTCGTCCCGCTCGGCGCCACCGCGATCTACCCGCTGGGCCTGTACTCGCAGAAGGTCGACTCGGTCGAGGAGATCAAGGCCGGCGACACCGTCGTCGTGCCCGACGACGACAGCAACCAGGCCCGCGGCCTGCTGATCCTGCAGTCGGCCGGGCTCATCGAGCTCAAGGACGGGGGCTCGATCTTCTCGACCCTCGCCGACGTCGACGAGAGTGCCTCCAAGGTGAAGGTCAAGGCCATCAAGGCCGACCTGACGCCCACCTCGCTGCCCGACGTGACCGCCGCGATCGTCAACAACGACTTCGTCGAGAAGGCCGGCCTCAAGTTCTCCGACGCCATCGCGCAGGACGACCCGGCCGACCCGAAAGCGCTGCCGTACGTCAACATCTTCGCCGTCCGCGCCGAGGACAAGGACAACGCGACGTACAAGAAGCTGATCGAGGTCTACCAGAACAGCCAGCCCGTCCTCGACGGGGTCCAGGAGGTCTCGGGCGGTACCGCGCAGCTGCTGAAGACGCCGACCGCCGACCTCCAGGCGTCGCTGGCCGACGTCGAGGCGGACACCCGCGCGCAGGGCTGA